One genomic window of Psychrobacter cibarius includes the following:
- a CDS encoding enoyl-CoA hydratase/isomerase family protein: MQKDSDKNYKSLLVKVEQPVATVTLNRPEIRNAFNDEMIAELTDAFNTLGADNEVRVIVLAAAGKAFCAGADLNWMRAMADYSYEENLADADKLAQMLKTIYECPKPTVAAIQGDVYAGGMGLVAVCDVAIAVKIANFCLSEVRLGLAPATISPYVIRALGARASQRYFLSAEVFDAKKARQLGFIHERVSEEWLADEVAIFCSKVVKNSPDAVKTCKQLLHNVAGAPITDELIADTVKGIADIRSSEQGKEGVQAFLQKRKPNWLTAD, from the coding sequence ATGCAAAAAGACAGTGATAAAAATTATAAAAGCTTATTAGTTAAAGTGGAACAGCCCGTGGCTACGGTGACCTTAAACCGCCCTGAGATACGTAATGCCTTTAACGATGAAATGATTGCTGAGCTAACCGATGCATTCAATACGCTTGGCGCTGATAATGAGGTACGTGTCATTGTACTAGCCGCTGCTGGCAAGGCATTCTGTGCAGGTGCCGATTTGAATTGGATGCGTGCCATGGCAGATTATAGCTATGAAGAAAACTTAGCAGACGCGGACAAATTAGCGCAAATGCTTAAAACTATTTACGAGTGTCCGAAACCAACCGTTGCGGCTATTCAAGGTGATGTTTATGCAGGCGGCATGGGTTTAGTAGCCGTCTGTGATGTGGCCATCGCTGTCAAAATTGCAAACTTCTGCTTAAGCGAAGTACGTTTGGGCTTAGCTCCTGCAACGATTAGCCCTTATGTCATACGAGCGCTAGGCGCTAGAGCCTCACAGCGTTACTTCTTAAGTGCTGAAGTATTTGATGCCAAAAAAGCACGTCAGCTTGGCTTTATTCATGAGCGGGTTAGCGAAGAATGGCTGGCTGATGAGGTTGCTATATTTTGTAGCAAAGTTGTCAAAAACAGCCCTGATGCAGTCAAAACCTGCAAGCAGCTATTACACAATGTCGCGGGTGCGCCGATCACTGATGAGCTGATTGCCGATACAGTAAAGGGTATTGCTGATATTCGCTCATCAGAGCAAGGCAAAGAGGGCGTGCAAGCCTTTTTGCAAAAACGTAAGCCCAATTGGTTAACGGCAGATTAA
- a CDS encoding acetyl/propionyl/methylcrotonyl-CoA carboxylase subunit alpha, whose amino-acid sequence MFSKILIANRGEIACRVAATAKHLGVSTVAVYSDADREAKHVAVCDEAIYLGGSAPKDSYLKGNAIIAIALETGAQAIHPGYGFLSENADFAQACQDAGLVFIGPSADAIRAMGGKSESKRLMEIAGVPLIPGYHGDNQDAEFLQQQADAIGYPVLIKASAGGGGKGMRIVEQSSDFVDLLDSCRREAITSFGDDKVLVEKYALKPRHIEIQVFGDTHGNYVHLFERDCSVQRRHQKVLEEAPAPGVDIAMREAMGTAAIEAARAVDYVGAGTVEFIVEQREDSMNFYFMEMNTRLQVEHPVSEAITGVDLVEWQLLVAAGQPLPKTQADLTINGHAIEARICAENPDNSFLPATGTLFTYQKPEHSTFVIDKDGTGVRIDDGVREGDVISPFYDSMIAKLIVHAPTREQALAKLDRALAQTRIVGLPNNAAFLRYILNTESFSKANLDTALIEHERDAIFNQQPLALSTLVVTAITRQLASEMATQESDIDPFSKPTGFRAYNDYTRSFSLVYDENAYTARMNNWHNSNCSDSKKGSDNLSSFTLVIEKEVANTQDVSNINVAAQTETVYEGQVSYASSDEHNHTLWLDGARTSAQSWVLNETVYVFTDSGRDEITLVDIMAHVGEESAAVGSLKSPMPGQVVAFKVAVGDTVKKGEPLAVIEAMKIEHTITAPTDGVVAELLFAAGDLVADGDELLRIDAGENTESE is encoded by the coding sequence ATGTTTTCTAAAATTCTAATTGCCAACCGTGGTGAAATTGCTTGCCGAGTGGCTGCGACTGCCAAGCATCTTGGCGTCAGTACCGTTGCTGTCTATTCTGATGCGGATCGTGAGGCCAAGCATGTGGCTGTCTGTGATGAAGCCATCTACTTGGGTGGCTCAGCGCCGAAAGACAGCTATCTAAAAGGTAATGCGATTATCGCGATAGCGCTTGAGACTGGTGCCCAAGCAATTCATCCGGGTTATGGATTTTTAAGCGAAAATGCAGATTTTGCGCAAGCCTGTCAGGATGCAGGACTGGTATTTATTGGCCCTTCAGCTGATGCTATCCGCGCCATGGGCGGCAAATCTGAATCCAAGCGATTGATGGAAATAGCGGGCGTGCCACTGATACCGGGTTATCATGGTGATAATCAAGATGCAGAATTTTTGCAGCAGCAAGCAGACGCTATTGGCTATCCAGTATTGATCAAAGCCAGTGCTGGTGGCGGCGGTAAAGGCATGCGTATCGTGGAGCAAAGTAGCGACTTTGTGGATTTATTAGACTCATGTCGCCGTGAAGCCATTACCAGTTTTGGTGATGATAAAGTGTTGGTTGAAAAATATGCCTTAAAACCGCGCCATATTGAAATCCAAGTATTTGGTGATACGCATGGCAACTATGTGCATCTGTTTGAGCGTGATTGCTCCGTACAGCGCCGTCACCAAAAAGTATTAGAAGAAGCGCCTGCACCGGGTGTTGATATTGCGATGCGTGAGGCGATGGGCACCGCTGCCATCGAAGCGGCTCGTGCGGTCGATTATGTTGGTGCAGGCACAGTTGAGTTCATCGTTGAGCAGCGCGAAGATTCTATGAATTTTTATTTCATGGAAATGAATACGCGCTTGCAGGTTGAGCATCCAGTCAGTGAAGCGATTACCGGTGTCGATTTGGTCGAATGGCAGCTCTTAGTCGCGGCAGGTCAGCCATTACCAAAAACCCAAGCCGATCTGACTATCAACGGTCATGCAATTGAGGCGCGCATCTGTGCCGAAAACCCTGATAATAGCTTCTTACCAGCGACAGGTACGTTATTTACGTATCAGAAACCTGAACACAGCACCTTTGTAATTGATAAAGACGGTACTGGTGTGCGTATCGATGATGGCGTGCGCGAAGGCGATGTGATTAGTCCGTTCTATGACTCTATGATTGCCAAGCTCATCGTCCATGCACCAACGCGAGAGCAGGCATTAGCCAAGCTTGATCGGGCTCTGGCACAAACCCGTATCGTGGGTTTGCCGAATAACGCGGCATTTTTACGTTATATCTTAAATACAGAATCTTTTAGCAAAGCCAATCTTGATACGGCATTGATTGAGCACGAGCGTGATGCAATTTTTAATCAGCAGCCTTTGGCATTATCGACGCTGGTTGTGACCGCCATTACTCGTCAGCTTGCGAGCGAGATGGCGACGCAAGAGTCAGATATTGATCCATTTAGCAAACCTACTGGCTTCCGTGCTTATAACGATTATACTCGCTCATTTAGCTTGGTTTATGATGAGAATGCTTATACTGCCCGCATGAATAACTGGCACAATTCAAATTGTTCTGATAGTAAAAAAGGCAGCGATAACCTCAGTAGCTTTACGCTCGTTATTGAAAAAGAAGTCGCTAATACGCAGGATGTTAGCAATATCAATGTCGCTGCTCAGACCGAAACGGTTTATGAAGGTCAAGTGAGCTATGCCAGTAGCGACGAGCACAATCATACGTTATGGTTAGATGGTGCACGTACTAGCGCGCAAAGCTGGGTGCTTAATGAGACGGTTTATGTGTTCACAGACAGTGGCCGTGACGAGATTACGCTTGTTGATATCATGGCGCATGTAGGCGAGGAGTCTGCAGCGGTCGGTAGCTTAAAATCACCGATGCCAGGACAGGTTGTTGCCTTTAAAGTAGCGGTTGGCGATACCGTGAAAAAAGGTGAGCCATTAGCAGTCATCGAAGCGATGAAAATTGAGCACACTATTACTGCGCCGACGGATGGCGTGGTGGCAGAATTGCTATTTGCAGCCGGTGATTTGGTCGCTGATGGTGACGAGTTATTACGCATTGATGCTGGCGAAAATACTGAGAGCGAATAG
- a CDS encoding hydroxymethylglutaryl-CoA lyase: protein MSHSYLNHSYPSHVRIVDVSPRDGLQNESTTVPTEVKQALINDLIAAGVKKLEATSFVSPKWVPQMGDNSALLDALAPTRQTDICYSVLVPNMRGFENAIIHRPDEIVIFGSASETFSQKNINCSIDESIERFAPVAAAAKAQGIKVRGVISCTVGCPYEGDIDPSQVAYVTKRLVEIGAEQIGIADTIGVGTPLKVQRALQAALEYADISMLSGHFHDTYGQALSNTLAALQMGVSEFDTSVAGLGGCPYAKGATGNVATEDVVYMLHGMGISTGIDLDKLVVAGERISEFLKRPNGSNVARALINKRH from the coding sequence ATGAGCCATTCGTATCTAAATCATTCATATCCAAGTCACGTCAGAATCGTTGATGTCAGTCCGCGTGATGGACTACAAAACGAGTCAACGACGGTGCCGACTGAGGTTAAGCAAGCGCTTATCAATGATTTGATTGCAGCCGGTGTCAAAAAGCTAGAAGCAACCAGTTTTGTCTCGCCAAAGTGGGTGCCACAAATGGGCGATAATAGCGCGCTACTTGATGCGCTAGCGCCGACACGGCAGACAGATATTTGCTACTCGGTACTGGTACCTAATATGCGCGGCTTTGAAAACGCCATCATTCATCGTCCTGATGAAATCGTTATTTTTGGTTCAGCAAGTGAAACCTTTAGTCAAAAAAATATCAATTGTAGTATTGATGAGAGTATCGAGCGTTTTGCGCCAGTAGCTGCGGCTGCAAAAGCGCAAGGCATCAAAGTACGAGGCGTTATCTCTTGTACGGTTGGCTGTCCTTATGAAGGCGACATTGACCCAAGCCAAGTAGCGTACGTCACCAAACGATTGGTTGAGATTGGTGCTGAGCAGATTGGCATTGCCGATACCATTGGTGTTGGTACACCGCTCAAGGTACAGCGCGCCTTACAAGCCGCTTTAGAATATGCTGATATCTCTATGCTATCGGGTCATTTTCACGATACTTACGGTCAAGCATTGAGCAATACCTTAGCGGCACTACAAATGGGTGTTAGTGAATTTGATACCTCAGTGGCTGGACTGGGCGGCTGTCCTTATGCCAAAGGCGCAACGGGCAATGTTGCGACCGAAGATGTGGTGTATATGCTACATGGTATGGGTATTAGCACGGGTATTGATTTGGATAAATTGGTCGTGGCAGGCGAGCGTATCAGTGAGTTCTTAAAGCGTCCAAATGGCTCAAATGTAGCACGTGCCCTCATCAACAAGCGCCATTAA
- a CDS encoding isovaleryl-CoA dehydrogenase produces the protein MSLPGLNFQLGEDIDALRDMVQQFATNEIAPRASEIDSSDEFPMDLWQKMGDIGLHGITVPEEYGGSNMGYVAHMVAMEEISRASASVALSYGAHSNLCINQIKRNGSEAQKQKYLPKLVSGEFIGALAMSETGAGSDVVSMKLRAEEKDGSYVLNGSKMWITNGPDADVMVVYAKTNPELGAKGMTAFIVEKGMEGFGTAQKLDKLGMRGSHTGEMTFNNVTVPSENILGGLNEGVKVLMSGLDYERAVLAAGPIGIMQAVMDNVVPYIHDRKQFGQAIGEFQLIQGKVADMYTILQAGRSFLYTVGKNLDMLDQRGAGHSREVRKDCASVILWCAEKATWMAGEGIQIFGGNGYTNEYPLGRYWRDAKLYEIGAGTSEIRRMLVGRELFNETK, from the coding sequence ATGAGTTTACCTGGATTGAATTTTCAACTTGGCGAAGATATTGATGCATTACGCGATATGGTGCAGCAGTTTGCAACCAATGAAATCGCCCCGCGTGCAAGCGAAATCGACAGTAGTGATGAGTTTCCCATGGATCTATGGCAAAAAATGGGTGACATCGGTCTACATGGTATTACCGTTCCTGAAGAGTACGGCGGCTCTAACATGGGTTACGTCGCACATATGGTCGCGATGGAAGAGATTAGCCGCGCTTCGGCATCGGTAGCGTTGAGCTATGGTGCGCACTCAAACCTATGTATCAACCAAATCAAACGTAACGGTTCTGAAGCACAAAAACAAAAGTATTTGCCAAAACTGGTCAGCGGTGAGTTCATCGGTGCATTGGCTATGAGTGAGACGGGCGCTGGCTCAGACGTCGTCAGCATGAAGCTCAGAGCTGAAGAAAAAGACGGTAGCTATGTGTTAAACGGTAGTAAAATGTGGATTACCAATGGTCCCGATGCTGACGTGATGGTGGTTTATGCTAAGACCAATCCTGAGCTAGGCGCGAAAGGCATGACGGCCTTTATCGTTGAAAAAGGTATGGAAGGTTTCGGCACAGCGCAAAAGCTTGATAAGCTTGGCATGCGTGGTAGCCATACGGGTGAGATGACCTTTAACAATGTGACCGTACCAAGCGAAAATATCTTAGGCGGTCTCAATGAAGGCGTCAAGGTACTGATGAGCGGGCTAGATTATGAGCGTGCCGTATTGGCCGCAGGTCCTATCGGTATCATGCAAGCCGTGATGGACAATGTCGTGCCTTATATCCATGACCGTAAGCAGTTTGGTCAAGCGATTGGCGAGTTTCAGCTTATCCAAGGTAAAGTGGCGGATATGTATACGATACTGCAAGCAGGTCGTAGTTTCTTATATACCGTCGGCAAGAATTTGGACATGCTAGATCAGCGCGGTGCCGGTCATAGCCGAGAAGTACGTAAAGACTGCGCTAGTGTGATTTTATGGTGTGCCGAAAAAGCCACCTGGATGGCAGGCGAGGGCATTCAAATATTTGGTGGTAATGGCTACACCAATGAGTATCCACTTGGTCGCTACTGGCGCGATGCCAAGTTGTATGAGATTGGCGCAGGTACCAGTGAAATCCGCCGTATGCTGGTTGGTCGTGAGCTATTTAATGAGACTAAATAG
- a CDS encoding energy transducer TonB, translated as MLLTITTPKTRFKINLRLTIISVLTKALFLLSVFAVHSANAELAEMSPSQPVIQFSTSDAKWVHQPRFDSRHIRNLEGNCDPEEPCKLKRAEMKFLLIVNQEGKVANITVLKSSGSDKIDSEFMRELRRSLLKPFRKDSKTVVGKVTVPIIFEYY; from the coding sequence ATGCTGCTGACTATTACCACACCTAAAACACGCTTCAAGATAAATCTGCGATTAACTATTATTTCTGTGCTGACAAAAGCGCTATTTCTACTGAGTGTATTTGCGGTACACTCAGCAAATGCTGAGTTAGCAGAAATGTCACCATCGCAACCCGTCATTCAGTTTTCAACTTCTGATGCGAAGTGGGTACATCAACCAAGGTTCGATAGTCGTCACATTCGCAACTTAGAGGGTAATTGTGATCCGGAAGAACCTTGCAAACTCAAACGTGCGGAAATGAAATTTTTATTAATTGTAAATCAGGAAGGTAAAGTTGCAAATATTACCGTATTGAAGAGTAGTGGCTCCGATAAAATTGATAGTGAGTTTATGAGAGAGTTACGCCGCAGTCTTTTGAAACCATTTAGAAAAGATAGTAAGACAGTAGTAGGCAAAGTAACCGTTCCAATAATATTTGAGTATTACTAA
- a CDS encoding pantothenate kinase produces MLWLDLGNTRLKYWLTDDIGQIVAHDAKQHLQAPAELLMGLTDRFERYAPDFIGISSVLGDDLNVKVSETLGRLNIPFEFVHVDAAHALMKSAYNDEQLGCDRWLQMLGAVDKKKRQCVIGCGTAVTIDLIDHAEHLGGYIFPSIYLQRESLFSGTKQITISNGTFDSVGQGMTTQDAVHRGILLSIVGAINEISHRHPNFEVIMTGGDAAIISQHVNRPVRLRDDLLLNGLARYFDHTKQS; encoded by the coding sequence ATGCTCTGGTTAGATCTTGGCAACACCCGCCTAAAATACTGGCTCACCGATGATATCGGACAAATAGTCGCGCATGATGCCAAGCAACATTTGCAAGCGCCTGCCGAACTATTGATGGGTTTGACCGATCGCTTCGAGCGTTATGCGCCTGATTTTATTGGTATATCATCGGTGCTGGGCGACGATTTGAATGTTAAAGTGTCAGAGACGTTAGGTCGTCTGAATATTCCGTTTGAGTTTGTCCATGTCGATGCTGCGCATGCTTTGATGAAGAGTGCTTATAATGACGAACAGCTCGGCTGTGATCGTTGGCTACAGATGCTGGGCGCCGTGGATAAGAAAAAACGTCAATGCGTGATTGGCTGCGGTACTGCGGTGACCATTGACTTGATTGATCATGCTGAGCATTTGGGCGGTTATATTTTCCCCAGTATTTATCTGCAACGTGAATCACTATTTTCAGGCACTAAGCAAATTACCATATCCAATGGCACCTTTGATAGTGTTGGTCAAGGCATGACCACACAAGATGCGGTACATCGCGGTATCTTGCTCTCTATTGTCGGTGCCATCAATGAGATTAGCCATCGCCATCCCAACTTTGAAGTCATCATGACGGGTGGTGATGCAGCCATTATTTCTCAGCATGTTAATCGACCAGTACGCTTGCGTGATGATTTATTGTTGAATGGTCTGGCACGATATTTTGATCATACCAAACAGTCGTAA